One Lutzomyia longipalpis isolate SR_M1_2022 chromosome 4, ASM2433408v1 DNA segment encodes these proteins:
- the LOC129796054 gene encoding DNA repair endonuclease XPF: protein MSTFIEDEEGASGASGGASFVDTKKDAGGEDSDCELLEYERQMLIDLQHIDGLVICAKGIHYNRVVLALLRALCDPANLVIVMNCSDTEEKFYRSKLNSRHVHETATNTKEREKMYLEGGIHFITTRILVVDLLKNRIPIEMITGIFVLRAHTVIESCQEAFALRLYRQRNRDGFVKAFCNSAESFTFGYGHVERVINNLYVNELFVWPRFQQLIQVTLKKYEPVIVEFHIKMTPKMTSIQTYILEIMNYLVKEVKRINPNIDMQEVTVENCVTKKFHKILQLQLDTVWHQLSQQTKMLISELKTLRSLMITTIYHDCISLYATVQRYRKTEYAMNCSGWVLLDAAEQMFETAKRRVFNADDEFDPEWGAKWQSLSDILRVEIPNDIKLNAEQRKNKSAVVLILCQDNKTCYQLSQFLMMGAERLLLNMALKNDVKVVKMSKNYQKIEVTKGIEIKIHGSDAKPSADEGTSSTAQLNDPDELQGEEIEEDPLDAYQDSYIMTMTLDGAAEQDLDVSTQMETGVFSQIPPTEREKCVAKPIICIQTFKSNTNDSLSLEATLRDLDPQYVVMFHCNVTAIRQLEVHEARLRRNEEDRMKVFFLLHAETIEEQSYLTNLRREKQAFEHLIETKKTMVIPRRINELEERQMEEEVLDEKASRRNAETQKQVMKIVTDMREFRSDLPCLIHKLGIEVIPITLTIGDYVLTPEVCVERKSISDLIGSLNSGRLYNQCTQMVRNYPVPILLIEFDQNRPFYLQDRYMISNDTVSNSDIKQKLQLLTLHFPKLRIVWSPNPYATAQLFYEMKQNKPEPNEKLCSVIGSDSHDAEVLEKFNTEIHDFLLRLPGVTEKNVMKLMKSFRDFKELLKATQEELQEPLGNRENAKLLWDILHVPHKAKVETSTTTKFPNAKFKNRKFQKRKQ, encoded by the exons ATGTCAACATTcattgaagatgaagaaggtGCCAGCGGTGCAAGCGGTGGAGCTTCATTCGTGGACACGAAGAAAGATGCGGGAGGAGAGGACAGTGATTGCGAGTTGCTTGAATACGAGCGACAAATGCTAATTGATCTACAGCACATTGATGGATTGGTGATTTGCGCAAA GGGAATCCACTACAATCGTGTAGTTTTAGCTCTTCTCCGTGCTCTCTGTGATCCCGCAAATCTTGTCATTGTGATGAATTGCTCAGACACAGAGGAGAAATTCTATCGGAGCAAACTCAATTCTCGGCATGTCCATGAGACGGCAACAAATACGAAGGAACGGGAGAAAATGTACCTCGAGGGGGGTATTCATTTCATCACAACGCGCATCCTTGTGGTGGATTTACTGAAAAATCGCATTCCAATTGAGATGATTACGGGGATATTTGTTTTACGCGCTCATACGGTCATTGAATCCTGCCAGGAAGCCTTTGCACTGCGACTGTATCGCCAGAGGAATAGAGATGGCTTCGTGAAGGCCTTCTGCAATAGCGCGGAGTCCTTTACCTTCGGCTATGGGCACGTTGAGAGGGTGATTAATAATTTGTACGTGAATGAGTTGTTTGTTTGGCCACGCTTTCAGCAACTCATTCAGGTTACACTGAAGAAGTACGAACCCGTGATTGTGGAGTTTCACATTAAGATGACTCCGAAGATGACGTCAATTCAGACGTATATTCTGGAGATTATGAATTATCTCGTGAAAGAAGTTAAGAGGATAAATCCCAACATTGATATGCAG gaGGTAACAGTGGAAAATTGCGTAACAAAGAAATTCCACAAGATCCTTCAGCTGCAGCTGGACACGGTGTGGCATCAGTTGAGTCAGCAAacaaaaatgctcatatcggAACTCAAAACTCTACGATCACTCATGATTACAACAATCTACCACGATTGCATTTCCCTCTATGCCACTGTCCAGAGGTACAGAAAAACGGAATATGCGATGAATTGCTCAGGATGGGTTCTCCTGGATGCAGCTGAACAGATGTTTGAGACAGCCAAGAGGCGTGTCTTCAATGCTGATGATGAATTTGACCCAGAATGGGGTGCAAAATGGCAGAGTCTGTCCGATATACTTCGTGTGGAGATTCCCAATGATATTAAGCTAAATGCAGAGCAGAGGAAGAATAAATCTGCCGTTGTTCTCATTCTGTGTCAAGACAATAAGACATGCTACCAACTTAGTCAATTCCTTATGATGGGAGCTGAGCGTCTTCTCCTCAATATGGCGCTTAAGAATGATGTGAAAGTTGTGAAAATGTCGaagaattatcaaaaaattgaagTCACGAAGGggattgagataaaaattcaCGGATCTGATGCAAAACCTTCGGCTGATGAAGGAACATCGTCAACAGCTCAACTTAATGATCCGGATGAGCTTCAGGGCGAGGAGATTGAAGAGGATCCATTGGATGCCTATCAGGATTCCTACATAATGACCATGACACTCGATGGGGCCGCCGAGCAGGATCTCGATGTGAGTACGCAAATGGAAACGGGGGTATTCTCACAAATCCCACCGACAGAACGAGAAAAATGTGTGGCAAAGCCAATTATTTGCATTCAAACATTCAAATCCAATACAAATGATTCACTTTCACTGGAGGCAACGCTGCGTGATCTGGACCCACAGTATGTGGTAATGTTTCACTGCAATGTGACGGCGATTAGGCAGCTTGAGGTGCATGAGGCGCGTCTTCGGCGCAATGAGGAGGATCGCATGAAGGTGTTCTTTCTCTTGCACGCCGAAACGATTGAAGAGCAAAGCTACCTCACGAATTTACGGCGCGAGAAGCAGGCATTTGAGCATCTTATTGAGACGAAAAAG ACGATGGTGATTCCCAGGAGAATAAATGAGCTAGAGGAGCGGCAGATGGAGGAAGAGGTGCTGGATGAAAAGGCATCACGACGCAATGCCGAAACACAGAAGCAGGTCATGAAGATTGTTACGGATATGCGAGAATTTCGTTCGGATCTTCCGTGCTTGATACACAAATTGGGCATTGAAGTAATTCCCATAACGCTCACAATTGGGGATTATGTTCTAACGCCTGAAGTTTGTGtggagagaaaatcaatttctgaCCTTATTGGTTCTCTCAATTCCGGCCGGTTGTACAATCAATGCACACAAATGGTGAGGAATTACCCTGTGCCCATACTTCTCATTGAATTCGATCAGAATAGACCGTTCTACCTTCAg GATCGCTACATGATCTCCAATGATACAGTCTCAAATTCCGACATAAAGCAGAAGCTACAACTTCTCACGCTTCATTTCCCAAAATTACGAATTGTATGGTCACCAAATCCATACGCCACGGCACAACTCTTCTATGAAATGAAGCAAAACAAACCGGAACCAAATGAAAAACTCTGCTCAGTCATTGGATCGGATTCACACGATGCCGAAGTTCTTGAAAAGTTTAACACTGAAATTCATGATTTCCTCCTACGTCTTCCGGGGGTGACGGAGAAGAATGTAATGAAGCTCATGAAGTCTTTTCGGGATTTTAAGGAGCTACTCAAGGCAACGCAGGAAGAACTACAGGAACCCCTTGGGAATCGTGAAAATGCTAAACTACTCTGGGATATTTTACACGTACCGCATAAGGCTAAAGTTGAGACATCAACAACGACCAAGTTCCCCAATGCCAAATTCAAGAATCGCAAATTTCAAAAGAGGAAGCAATAG
- the LOC129796044 gene encoding mucin-2 isoform X2 yields the protein MNIRIVAACLAVLLNANTIFAAIYTPGGPVYVNPEQEIQATPSQQTINYVTQTVYGFLDFTTTIGNTVMLFSPQSSSSAVAPTSVVEEVKPTKVEEKKPVVVTKEIKASQVEEKKPIVTIKEIKASPPSSIVNVVASIEKPDRPSIVSVVNVVQPVSVVTSSKTQIISTKVDVIVHKETVTPSIPTEAPVEEVSPQIEEKPFDGLTIESSIVEINSNVNSDIPVQIPNNIGEPEYDFLSRQPAEYVEETYRVHNLRGGKPQLKQRPTEAPRRDTLHPTGLVTKLGGTVVKDGVTTIHETSVIGTYISGKYAQVLQSSSQIFHNPNKAKIAPSPSLKILKTAAPAIAKDRRYSVEATPSLDSYEDTLTTAPGRKRPVAIPPTSPADFKSRFRNRKYTPESNQDYTDDVTPAAEKITTKKFRSNQKYNRPSSEVNTVSVFPETSSVPAFRRNKASRHDFKTTSTVTQNDSYSRRGFKPRPHPTNVDAEQQTTSLYKFKLNRTPGRWQYKTTPKPRVNIRKSTDEPKETATETTNPEGRTEDGDLDGQPSLTGDILEDDGRNGIEKPLPVETLKVEISTPSDFADIYYEIATIKSPYTFQVGPMKKTRFITVTSTFEKTLEPETSTTELTGPLTENILATTSHLDSEHNLLDSTIATLPPLYLTDIGETPSLETLTETFSTSHVLLKTHILPIVYNENSTDSHTLIQTYHVTRLVTATKTLPPMESYHFVPSKTFNEFNSRLDEAGSELHLELEFGDNNEEDEDDEGLRQELPAELDLSKVGTDLDLLGLDRVPIAAPPKAKHPKVTKTPVLEATTPKSSESIQPEIQQLLRLLNPAAAANLPQVITSSKPVIKLETVYDSHVIPIFNGVSTIFSTLTRPIGTVTKTDYEYETTTIQPSLPIPPVPMNPLFPPQQQFQVTSAPIVQNTVVTLTDSKVLKLTFGAKTAYTTLFSTHVTPTLVTTFVTTSVPVAPVNGAAFPGYFPAPYAPFPYVG from the exons CCCCTACGAGCGTTGTTGAAGAAGTTAAACCAACGaaagttgaagagaaaaagccCGTGGTTGTGacgaaagaaattaaagcGTCACAAGTGGAGGAAAAGAAACCCATTGTAACGATAAAAGAGATAAAAGCATCACCCCCATCATCAATTGTGAATGTTGTAGCATCAATTGAGAAGCCCGATAGGCCATCAATTGTGAGTGTTGTGAATGTTGTGCAGCCCGTTAGTGTGGTAACATCGTCAAAAACACaaattatttccacaaaaGTCGACGTAATTGTTCACAAGGAAACGGTAACACCGTCAATTCCCACGGAAGCACCGGTGGAAGAGGTGTCACcacaaattgaggaaaaacCCTTCGATGGGTTGACAATTGAATCGAGTATTGTGGAGATTAATTCAAATGTAAATTCCGACATTCCCGTGCAAATTCCCAATAATATCGGGGAGCCTGAGTATGATTTCCTTTCGAGGCAACCAGCTGAATATGTCGAAGAGACGTACAGGGTGCACAATTTGCGTGGTGGAAAGCCACAGCTGAAGCAACGACCAACTGAAGCACCCCGACGTGATACTCTCCACCCCACGGGTTTGGTGACAAAACTCGGTGGAACCGTGGTTAAAGATGGTGTAACAACAATTCATGAAACAAGCGTAATAGGGACGTACATTTCGGGGAAATATGCTCAAGTCCTGCAGAGCTCTTCGCAGATCTTCCACAATCCCAATAAAGCCAAAATTGCTCCATCACCATCGCTCAAAATCCTAAAAACTGCCGCTCCGGCTATTGCAAAGGATCGCCGGTACTCTGTTGAGGCAACACCCAGCCTAGATAGCTACGAAGATACACTAACAACAGCTCCTGGTCGAAAACGTCCTGTTGCCATTCCCCCCACAAGTCCTGCAGACTTCAAGAGTCGCTTCCGCAATCGAAAGTACACCCCTGAGAGTAATCAAGACTACACTGATGATGTTACCCCAGCTGCTGAAAAGATCACAACGAAGAAATTCCGCAGTAACCAGAAATACAATCGTCCCTCATCGGAGGTGAACACTGTGTCAGTATTCCCGGAAACGAGCTCTGTACCGGCCTTCCGCAGGAATAAAGCTTCCCGCCATGACTTCAAGACAACATCAACGGTGACACAGAATGACTCGTACAGCCGACGTGGCTTCAAACCTCGACCACATCCAACGAATGTGGATGCTGAGCAGCAAACAACGAGTCtgtataaattcaaattgaatcgCACACCAGGACGGTGGCAGTACAAAACCACCCCAAAGCCACGGGTTAATATTCGAAAATCAACCGATGAACCAAAAGAAACGGCAACGGAAACAACAAACCCCGAGGGGAGAACCGAAGATGGTGATCTCGATGGACAACCATCCCTTACGGGTGATATCCTCGAAGATGACGGACGCAATGGAATTGAAAAGCCCCTCCCAGTGGAAACGTTGAAAGTTGAAATTTCCACACCGTCAGACTTTGCGGATATTTACTACGAAATTGCAACGATTAAATCGCCATACACCTTCCAGGTGGGTCCTATGAAGAAGACAAGATTCATCACAGTGACGTCCACCTTTGAGAAGACCCTGGAACCAGAGACATCCACAACAGAGCTCACAG GTCCTCTGACGGAGAATATCCTGGCAACAACGTCACATTTGGACAGTGAACACAATCTTCTGGACTCAACAATTGCTACCCTACCGCCGCTCTATCTCACGGATATTGGGGAAACACCAAGTTTGGAAACACTCACAGAGACCTTCAGTACATCCCATGTCCTCCTCAAGACGCACATCTTGCCAATTGTCTACAATGAGAACAGCACCGATAGTCACACACTCATCCAGACATACCACGTAACGAGACTCGTAACTGCCACAAAAACCCTTCCGCCCATGGAGAGCTATCACTTTGTCCCGAGTAAAACATTCAATGAGTTCAATAGTCGTCTCGATGAGGCTGGATCTGAGTTGCATTTAGAGCTAGAATTTGGCGACAATAACGAGGAGGATGAAGATGATGAGGGACTTCGTCAGGAATTACCAGCTGAGTTGGATTTGTCCAAAGTTGGAACAGATCTCGATCTTTTGGGACTTGATCGTGTACCCATAGCCGCACCACCAAAAGCCAAACATCCCAAAGTCACCAAGACACCCGTCCTGGAGGCAACAACCCCCAAATCCAGTGAGAGTATTCAACCGGAGATTCAGCAACTTCTTCGTCTCCTAAACCCAGCAGCTGCTGCTAATCTTCCCCAAGTGATTACATCATCAAAGCCAGTGATTAAACTCGAAACAGTGTACGATTCCCACGTGATTCCCATCTTCAATGGTGTCTCCACCATCTTCAGTACACTTACACGTCCAATTGGTACGGTAACAAAGACAGACTACGAGTACGAGACGACAACAATTCAGCCATCACTCCCCATTCCACCTGTCCCCATGAATCCCCTTTTCCCACCCCAGCAGCAATTCCAGGTCACATCGGCGCCCATTGTTCAAAATACAGTGGTCACACTGACAGACAGTAAGGTACTCAAGTTGACCTTTGGTGCTAAGACCGCCTACACCACCCTCTTCTCCACCCATGTTACCCCAACTCTTGTCACAACATTCGTCACCACATCCGTTCCCGTGGCTCCCGTCAATGGGGCAGCATTCCCCGGATATTTCCCCGCACCCTATGCTCCCTTTCCCTATGTGGGCTAG
- the LOC129796044 gene encoding mucin-2 isoform X1, translated as MGMAFKRSRRTMNIRIVAACLAVLLNANTIFAAIYTPGGPVYVNPEQEIQATPSQQTINYVTQTVYGFLDFTTTIGNTVMLFSPQSSSSAVAPTSVVEEVKPTKVEEKKPVVVTKEIKASQVEEKKPIVTIKEIKASPPSSIVNVVASIEKPDRPSIVSVVNVVQPVSVVTSSKTQIISTKVDVIVHKETVTPSIPTEAPVEEVSPQIEEKPFDGLTIESSIVEINSNVNSDIPVQIPNNIGEPEYDFLSRQPAEYVEETYRVHNLRGGKPQLKQRPTEAPRRDTLHPTGLVTKLGGTVVKDGVTTIHETSVIGTYISGKYAQVLQSSSQIFHNPNKAKIAPSPSLKILKTAAPAIAKDRRYSVEATPSLDSYEDTLTTAPGRKRPVAIPPTSPADFKSRFRNRKYTPESNQDYTDDVTPAAEKITTKKFRSNQKYNRPSSEVNTVSVFPETSSVPAFRRNKASRHDFKTTSTVTQNDSYSRRGFKPRPHPTNVDAEQQTTSLYKFKLNRTPGRWQYKTTPKPRVNIRKSTDEPKETATETTNPEGRTEDGDLDGQPSLTGDILEDDGRNGIEKPLPVETLKVEISTPSDFADIYYEIATIKSPYTFQVGPMKKTRFITVTSTFEKTLEPETSTTELTGPLTENILATTSHLDSEHNLLDSTIATLPPLYLTDIGETPSLETLTETFSTSHVLLKTHILPIVYNENSTDSHTLIQTYHVTRLVTATKTLPPMESYHFVPSKTFNEFNSRLDEAGSELHLELEFGDNNEEDEDDEGLRQELPAELDLSKVGTDLDLLGLDRVPIAAPPKAKHPKVTKTPVLEATTPKSSESIQPEIQQLLRLLNPAAAANLPQVITSSKPVIKLETVYDSHVIPIFNGVSTIFSTLTRPIGTVTKTDYEYETTTIQPSLPIPPVPMNPLFPPQQQFQVTSAPIVQNTVVTLTDSKVLKLTFGAKTAYTTLFSTHVTPTLVTTFVTTSVPVAPVNGAAFPGYFPAPYAPFPYVG; from the exons CCCCTACGAGCGTTGTTGAAGAAGTTAAACCAACGaaagttgaagagaaaaagccCGTGGTTGTGacgaaagaaattaaagcGTCACAAGTGGAGGAAAAGAAACCCATTGTAACGATAAAAGAGATAAAAGCATCACCCCCATCATCAATTGTGAATGTTGTAGCATCAATTGAGAAGCCCGATAGGCCATCAATTGTGAGTGTTGTGAATGTTGTGCAGCCCGTTAGTGTGGTAACATCGTCAAAAACACaaattatttccacaaaaGTCGACGTAATTGTTCACAAGGAAACGGTAACACCGTCAATTCCCACGGAAGCACCGGTGGAAGAGGTGTCACcacaaattgaggaaaaacCCTTCGATGGGTTGACAATTGAATCGAGTATTGTGGAGATTAATTCAAATGTAAATTCCGACATTCCCGTGCAAATTCCCAATAATATCGGGGAGCCTGAGTATGATTTCCTTTCGAGGCAACCAGCTGAATATGTCGAAGAGACGTACAGGGTGCACAATTTGCGTGGTGGAAAGCCACAGCTGAAGCAACGACCAACTGAAGCACCCCGACGTGATACTCTCCACCCCACGGGTTTGGTGACAAAACTCGGTGGAACCGTGGTTAAAGATGGTGTAACAACAATTCATGAAACAAGCGTAATAGGGACGTACATTTCGGGGAAATATGCTCAAGTCCTGCAGAGCTCTTCGCAGATCTTCCACAATCCCAATAAAGCCAAAATTGCTCCATCACCATCGCTCAAAATCCTAAAAACTGCCGCTCCGGCTATTGCAAAGGATCGCCGGTACTCTGTTGAGGCAACACCCAGCCTAGATAGCTACGAAGATACACTAACAACAGCTCCTGGTCGAAAACGTCCTGTTGCCATTCCCCCCACAAGTCCTGCAGACTTCAAGAGTCGCTTCCGCAATCGAAAGTACACCCCTGAGAGTAATCAAGACTACACTGATGATGTTACCCCAGCTGCTGAAAAGATCACAACGAAGAAATTCCGCAGTAACCAGAAATACAATCGTCCCTCATCGGAGGTGAACACTGTGTCAGTATTCCCGGAAACGAGCTCTGTACCGGCCTTCCGCAGGAATAAAGCTTCCCGCCATGACTTCAAGACAACATCAACGGTGACACAGAATGACTCGTACAGCCGACGTGGCTTCAAACCTCGACCACATCCAACGAATGTGGATGCTGAGCAGCAAACAACGAGTCtgtataaattcaaattgaatcgCACACCAGGACGGTGGCAGTACAAAACCACCCCAAAGCCACGGGTTAATATTCGAAAATCAACCGATGAACCAAAAGAAACGGCAACGGAAACAACAAACCCCGAGGGGAGAACCGAAGATGGTGATCTCGATGGACAACCATCCCTTACGGGTGATATCCTCGAAGATGACGGACGCAATGGAATTGAAAAGCCCCTCCCAGTGGAAACGTTGAAAGTTGAAATTTCCACACCGTCAGACTTTGCGGATATTTACTACGAAATTGCAACGATTAAATCGCCATACACCTTCCAGGTGGGTCCTATGAAGAAGACAAGATTCATCACAGTGACGTCCACCTTTGAGAAGACCCTGGAACCAGAGACATCCACAACAGAGCTCACAG GTCCTCTGACGGAGAATATCCTGGCAACAACGTCACATTTGGACAGTGAACACAATCTTCTGGACTCAACAATTGCTACCCTACCGCCGCTCTATCTCACGGATATTGGGGAAACACCAAGTTTGGAAACACTCACAGAGACCTTCAGTACATCCCATGTCCTCCTCAAGACGCACATCTTGCCAATTGTCTACAATGAGAACAGCACCGATAGTCACACACTCATCCAGACATACCACGTAACGAGACTCGTAACTGCCACAAAAACCCTTCCGCCCATGGAGAGCTATCACTTTGTCCCGAGTAAAACATTCAATGAGTTCAATAGTCGTCTCGATGAGGCTGGATCTGAGTTGCATTTAGAGCTAGAATTTGGCGACAATAACGAGGAGGATGAAGATGATGAGGGACTTCGTCAGGAATTACCAGCTGAGTTGGATTTGTCCAAAGTTGGAACAGATCTCGATCTTTTGGGACTTGATCGTGTACCCATAGCCGCACCACCAAAAGCCAAACATCCCAAAGTCACCAAGACACCCGTCCTGGAGGCAACAACCCCCAAATCCAGTGAGAGTATTCAACCGGAGATTCAGCAACTTCTTCGTCTCCTAAACCCAGCAGCTGCTGCTAATCTTCCCCAAGTGATTACATCATCAAAGCCAGTGATTAAACTCGAAACAGTGTACGATTCCCACGTGATTCCCATCTTCAATGGTGTCTCCACCATCTTCAGTACACTTACACGTCCAATTGGTACGGTAACAAAGACAGACTACGAGTACGAGACGACAACAATTCAGCCATCACTCCCCATTCCACCTGTCCCCATGAATCCCCTTTTCCCACCCCAGCAGCAATTCCAGGTCACATCGGCGCCCATTGTTCAAAATACAGTGGTCACACTGACAGACAGTAAGGTACTCAAGTTGACCTTTGGTGCTAAGACCGCCTACACCACCCTCTTCTCCACCCATGTTACCCCAACTCTTGTCACAACATTCGTCACCACATCCGTTCCCGTGGCTCCCGTCAATGGGGCAGCATTCCCCGGATATTTCCCCGCACCCTATGCTCCCTTTCCCTATGTGGGCTAG